Proteins encoded in a region of the Falco rusticolus isolate bFalRus1 chromosome 10, bFalRus1.pri, whole genome shotgun sequence genome:
- the SALL4 gene encoding sal-like protein 4 isoform X1 codes for MSRRKQAKPQHINSEEQPPDAASGSPQDVPGDGDGEMSSKRCRTEETKICEKCCAEFFDLSEFLEHKKNCTKNPPVLIMNDSEGTVPPESFSEASLGSFPSERMDSRTRKDIQAKGCAGSMEKREGKMDAEPVGGMYLKIEPPVTPAAPGLSYLPKSKVPNTNVTLQTIRGTKVAVNQRTSDAISSSAASFNAIPMILEQLVCLQQQQLQQIQLTEQIRIQIAMMAPHALHPSIAAAADPLKALGAHMSQQLSAAVALIGQKAGSQSLSLESLKQGKLPHSNTGIAAASSLAAGLSSSFPLKPEASRSLPGSISQFPNPLLPQSSNSVIFQNPLSAVSSVIDSSKKGKGKPPNISVSESKPNVEEPFFKHKCKFCGKVFGNDSALQIHLRSHTGERPYKCNICGNRFTTKGNLKVHFQRHKDKYPHIKMNPYPVPEHLDNVPTSTGIPYGMSVPLDESNLIADSKPVLPTLPTSAATGAPQAVSSLAGVKEALPGTFPSDLQSRPSPESEGGSSSSGAVGHESGAEQSLSSPQAACSVSIFHASGPNEQGSETSKLQQLVENIDKSTADPNECLICHRVLSCQSSLKMHYRTHTGERPFKCKICGRAFSTKGNLKTHYGVHRANTPLKMQHSCPICQKKFTNAVVLQQHIRMHMGGQIPNTPMPENTCDNTDVDPTAAEKNGDISRPDETMESIEMEEELDAQDGPRSSSKPPTPYDAQSESPATAATFSGIAALENQMKIVNSALNLQRQSSLKSSDNGSAESDGMTNDSSSVAGDPDYQNGRSPAASESASLQALSPANSQAESVRSKSPSFNNQEDTGAGNKSEGPENASAEMEGVVGALDLTYGNIGRKVIKEEPGLHFANGEYGRSSIPAAFVRAPPALIKMEMPGERPISTSHFIGPPALSPGVAPLLVPRPKFCRPAKQHICTTCGKNFSSASALQIHERTHTGEKPFACTICGRAFTTKGNLKVHVGTHMWNNSARRGRRLSIDNPMALLGNDPKKVSEMFPKDIMPPSVSIDPTVWNQYAAVLSNGIAMKTNEISVIQSGGLSSLPVTIGGGSAINTATVSKIDGTQSGTGSDVEKASGAAADNVPKHQFPHFMEENKIAVS; via the exons ggaGTCCACAAGACGTCCCAGGTGACGGAGATGGTGAAATGAGTTCCAAAAGGTGCCGCACGGAGGAAACGAAAATATGTGAGAAATGCTGTGCAGAATTCTTTGATCTCTCTGAATTCCTTGAGCATAAGAAAAATTGCACTAAAAATCCACCTGTTCTAATCATGAATGACAGTGAGGGAACAGTACCCCCTGAAAGCTTCTCTGAAGCTTCTCTAGGGAGCTTTCCGAGTGAGCGAATGGATAGCAGGACACGCAAGGACATTCAGGCAAAGGGCTGCGCTGGCTCtatggaaaagagagaaggaaaaatggatGCTGAACCGGTAGGAGGAATGTACCTTAAAATAGAACCCCCTGTCACACCTGCGGCTCCTGGGCTAAGCTATCTACCAAAATCCAAAGTACCAAACACTAACGTGACTTTGCAGACGATACGTGGCACTAAAGTGGCTGTGAACCAGCGGACCTCTGATGCCATCTCTTCTTCAGCGGCCAGTTTTAATGCTATCCCCATGATCCTGGAGCAGCTCgtgtgtttgcagcagcagcaactccAGCAAATTCAGTTGACGGAGCAAATTCGCATTCAGATTGCCATGATGGCTCCTCATGCCCTGCATCCTTCTatagcagctgctgctgatcCATTAAAAGCTCTGGGCGCTCACATGTCTCAGCAGCTGTCGGCTGCTGTTGCTTTAATCGGACAAAAAGCTGGAAGCCAGAGCCTATCACTGGAATCCTTGAAGCAAGGAAAACTACCTCATTCTAACACTGGCATTGCGGCCGCCAGCTCACTGGCTGCTGggctttcctcctccttccctctgaaGCCGGAGGCAAGCAGAAGCCTCCCCGGCTCCATTTCTCAGTTCCCAAATCCTTTGCTACCTCAGTCCTCCAACTCCGTCATCTTCCAAAATCCACTTTCGGCTGTTTCGTCTGTAATAGATTCCTCcaagaaggggaagggaaaaccTCCCAACATCAGCGTGtctgaaagcaaaccaaacGTGGAAGAGCCGTTCTTCAAACACAAGTGTAAGTTCTGCGGCAAGGTCTTTGGCAATGACAGTGCCCTGCAGATTCACCTCCGTTCCCACACCGGTGAAAGACCCTACAAATGTAACATTTGCGGTAACCGCTTTACAACCAAAGGAAACCTTAAAGTGCATTTTCAGCGTCACAAAGACAAATACCCCCACATCAAGATGAATCCTTACCCAGTTCCTGAGCACCTGGACAATGTTCCCACTAGCACTGGAATCCCGTATGGGATGTCTGTGCCACTGGATGAGTCTAACCTAATTGCGGATAGCAAACCTGTCCTACCAACTCTGCCTACCTCTGCGGCCACCGGCGCACCTCAGGCAGTCTCCAGCCTGGCAGGCGTTAAGGAGGCTCTGCCTGGTACGTTCCCAAGCGACCTGCAGTCACGGCCTTCTCCAGAAAGCGAGGGTGGCTCTTCCTCGTCGGGAGCGGTTGGTCACGAATCGGGAGCGGAGCAGAGCCTGAGCTCGCCGCAAGCTGCCTGCAGCGTGAGCATCTTCCATGCAAGTGGGCCAAACGAGCAAGGCTCAGAAACATCAAAGCTTCAGCAACTGGTTGAAAATATCGACAAATCCACTGCTGACCCCAACGAGTGCCTGATCTGTCACAGAGTGCTGAGCTGCCAGAGTTCGCTCAAAATGCATTATCGTACTCACACCGGAGAGAGGCCATTCAAGTGTAAAATCTGTGGCCGTGCCTTCTCCACTAAAGGGAACCTTAAAACTCATTATGGTGTCCACCGGGCCAATACTCCTTTGAAGATGCAACATTCGTGTCCTATTTGCCAGAAGAAGTTTACAAATGCGGTTGTGTTGCAGCAGCACATCCGCATGCATATGGGGGGACAAATACCCAATACACCAATGCCAGAAAACACCTGCGACAATACTGACGTGGATCCCACTGCGGCTGAGAAGAACGGAGACATCAGCCGCCCAGATGAGACCATGGAAAGCATAGAGATGGAAGAGGAGCTGGATGCTCAGGATGGCCCTAGGAGTTCTTCAAAACCTCCTACTCCATATGATGCACAATCAGAATcgccagccacagcagccaccttTTCTGGGATTGCAGCGCTGGAGAATCAAATGAAGATCGTCAACTCCGCTTTGAACTTGCAGCGGCAAAGCAGCTTGAAGTCTAGTGACAACGGCTCAGCAGAAAGCGATGGTATGACTAATGATTCTTCTTCCGTGGCAGGAGATCCAGATTATCAGAATGGCAGGAGTCCTGCTGCCTCCGAGTCTGCATCGCTCCAGGCTCTGTCCCCAGCCAACAGCCAAGCTGAAAGCGTAAGGTCAAAGTCACCTAGCTTCAACAATCAAGAAGATACAGGTGCGGGAAATAAGTCAGAGGGTCCTGAGAACGCTTCTGCAGAAATGGAAGGGGTTGTCGGTGCTTTGGATTTAACTTACGGCAATATTGGTCGAAAGGTCATTAAAGAAGAACCTGGGTTACACTTTGCAAACGGAGAATATG gtCGAAGTAGTATTCCAGCTGCTTTTGTTAGAGCCCCACCAGCCCTCATCAAAATGGAGATGCCTGGCGAGCGTCCCATTAGCACTAGCCATTTCATTGGCCCACCAGCTCTCTCCCCTGGTGTTGCCCCTCTCCTCGTGCCACGACCAAAATTCTGCCGTCCCGCCAAACAGCACATCTGCACTACGTGTGGGAAGAACTTCTCCTCTGCCAGTGCCCTTCAGATTCACGAACGGACCCATACTGGTGAAAAGCCATTTGCCTGCACCATCTGTGGGAGAGCCTTTACAACAAAAGGAAACCTGAAG GTCCATGTAGGAACTCACATGTGGAATAACTCTGCCAGACGGGGAAGAAGGCTTTCTATTGATAACCCCATGGCTCTGCTGGGGAATGATCCCAAGAAGGTATCTGAAATGTTTCCAAAGGATATAATGCCTCCTTCAGTGAGCATTGACCCCACAGTATGGAATCAGTACGCAGCGGTACTCAGCAATGGCATAGCAATGAAGACTAACGAGATCTCGGTGATCCAGAGCGGTGGCTTATCTAGCCTTCCAGTCACCATTGGGGGTGGTTCGGCAATAAATACTGCTACGGTCTCCAAAATAGATGGGACCCAGTCTGGGACTGGTTCTGATGTGGAGAAGGccagtggtgctgctgcagacaATGTGCCAAAACACCAGTTCCCTCACTTCATGGAGGAGAACAAAATTGCTGTTAGTTAA
- the SALL4 gene encoding sal-like protein 4 isoform X2 — translation MSSKRCRTEETKICEKCCAEFFDLSEFLEHKKNCTKNPPVLIMNDSEGTVPPESFSEASLGSFPSERMDSRTRKDIQAKGCAGSMEKREGKMDAEPVGGMYLKIEPPVTPAAPGLSYLPKSKVPNTNVTLQTIRGTKVAVNQRTSDAISSSAASFNAIPMILEQLVCLQQQQLQQIQLTEQIRIQIAMMAPHALHPSIAAAADPLKALGAHMSQQLSAAVALIGQKAGSQSLSLESLKQGKLPHSNTGIAAASSLAAGLSSSFPLKPEASRSLPGSISQFPNPLLPQSSNSVIFQNPLSAVSSVIDSSKKGKGKPPNISVSESKPNVEEPFFKHKCKFCGKVFGNDSALQIHLRSHTGERPYKCNICGNRFTTKGNLKVHFQRHKDKYPHIKMNPYPVPEHLDNVPTSTGIPYGMSVPLDESNLIADSKPVLPTLPTSAATGAPQAVSSLAGVKEALPGTFPSDLQSRPSPESEGGSSSSGAVGHESGAEQSLSSPQAACSVSIFHASGPNEQGSETSKLQQLVENIDKSTADPNECLICHRVLSCQSSLKMHYRTHTGERPFKCKICGRAFSTKGNLKTHYGVHRANTPLKMQHSCPICQKKFTNAVVLQQHIRMHMGGQIPNTPMPENTCDNTDVDPTAAEKNGDISRPDETMESIEMEEELDAQDGPRSSSKPPTPYDAQSESPATAATFSGIAALENQMKIVNSALNLQRQSSLKSSDNGSAESDGMTNDSSSVAGDPDYQNGRSPAASESASLQALSPANSQAESVRSKSPSFNNQEDTGAGNKSEGPENASAEMEGVVGALDLTYGNIGRKVIKEEPGLHFANGEYGRSSIPAAFVRAPPALIKMEMPGERPISTSHFIGPPALSPGVAPLLVPRPKFCRPAKQHICTTCGKNFSSASALQIHERTHTGEKPFACTICGRAFTTKGNLKVHVGTHMWNNSARRGRRLSIDNPMALLGNDPKKVSEMFPKDIMPPSVSIDPTVWNQYAAVLSNGIAMKTNEISVIQSGGLSSLPVTIGGGSAINTATVSKIDGTQSGTGSDVEKASGAAADNVPKHQFPHFMEENKIAVS, via the exons ATGAGTTCCAAAAGGTGCCGCACGGAGGAAACGAAAATATGTGAGAAATGCTGTGCAGAATTCTTTGATCTCTCTGAATTCCTTGAGCATAAGAAAAATTGCACTAAAAATCCACCTGTTCTAATCATGAATGACAGTGAGGGAACAGTACCCCCTGAAAGCTTCTCTGAAGCTTCTCTAGGGAGCTTTCCGAGTGAGCGAATGGATAGCAGGACACGCAAGGACATTCAGGCAAAGGGCTGCGCTGGCTCtatggaaaagagagaaggaaaaatggatGCTGAACCGGTAGGAGGAATGTACCTTAAAATAGAACCCCCTGTCACACCTGCGGCTCCTGGGCTAAGCTATCTACCAAAATCCAAAGTACCAAACACTAACGTGACTTTGCAGACGATACGTGGCACTAAAGTGGCTGTGAACCAGCGGACCTCTGATGCCATCTCTTCTTCAGCGGCCAGTTTTAATGCTATCCCCATGATCCTGGAGCAGCTCgtgtgtttgcagcagcagcaactccAGCAAATTCAGTTGACGGAGCAAATTCGCATTCAGATTGCCATGATGGCTCCTCATGCCCTGCATCCTTCTatagcagctgctgctgatcCATTAAAAGCTCTGGGCGCTCACATGTCTCAGCAGCTGTCGGCTGCTGTTGCTTTAATCGGACAAAAAGCTGGAAGCCAGAGCCTATCACTGGAATCCTTGAAGCAAGGAAAACTACCTCATTCTAACACTGGCATTGCGGCCGCCAGCTCACTGGCTGCTGggctttcctcctccttccctctgaaGCCGGAGGCAAGCAGAAGCCTCCCCGGCTCCATTTCTCAGTTCCCAAATCCTTTGCTACCTCAGTCCTCCAACTCCGTCATCTTCCAAAATCCACTTTCGGCTGTTTCGTCTGTAATAGATTCCTCcaagaaggggaagggaaaaccTCCCAACATCAGCGTGtctgaaagcaaaccaaacGTGGAAGAGCCGTTCTTCAAACACAAGTGTAAGTTCTGCGGCAAGGTCTTTGGCAATGACAGTGCCCTGCAGATTCACCTCCGTTCCCACACCGGTGAAAGACCCTACAAATGTAACATTTGCGGTAACCGCTTTACAACCAAAGGAAACCTTAAAGTGCATTTTCAGCGTCACAAAGACAAATACCCCCACATCAAGATGAATCCTTACCCAGTTCCTGAGCACCTGGACAATGTTCCCACTAGCACTGGAATCCCGTATGGGATGTCTGTGCCACTGGATGAGTCTAACCTAATTGCGGATAGCAAACCTGTCCTACCAACTCTGCCTACCTCTGCGGCCACCGGCGCACCTCAGGCAGTCTCCAGCCTGGCAGGCGTTAAGGAGGCTCTGCCTGGTACGTTCCCAAGCGACCTGCAGTCACGGCCTTCTCCAGAAAGCGAGGGTGGCTCTTCCTCGTCGGGAGCGGTTGGTCACGAATCGGGAGCGGAGCAGAGCCTGAGCTCGCCGCAAGCTGCCTGCAGCGTGAGCATCTTCCATGCAAGTGGGCCAAACGAGCAAGGCTCAGAAACATCAAAGCTTCAGCAACTGGTTGAAAATATCGACAAATCCACTGCTGACCCCAACGAGTGCCTGATCTGTCACAGAGTGCTGAGCTGCCAGAGTTCGCTCAAAATGCATTATCGTACTCACACCGGAGAGAGGCCATTCAAGTGTAAAATCTGTGGCCGTGCCTTCTCCACTAAAGGGAACCTTAAAACTCATTATGGTGTCCACCGGGCCAATACTCCTTTGAAGATGCAACATTCGTGTCCTATTTGCCAGAAGAAGTTTACAAATGCGGTTGTGTTGCAGCAGCACATCCGCATGCATATGGGGGGACAAATACCCAATACACCAATGCCAGAAAACACCTGCGACAATACTGACGTGGATCCCACTGCGGCTGAGAAGAACGGAGACATCAGCCGCCCAGATGAGACCATGGAAAGCATAGAGATGGAAGAGGAGCTGGATGCTCAGGATGGCCCTAGGAGTTCTTCAAAACCTCCTACTCCATATGATGCACAATCAGAATcgccagccacagcagccaccttTTCTGGGATTGCAGCGCTGGAGAATCAAATGAAGATCGTCAACTCCGCTTTGAACTTGCAGCGGCAAAGCAGCTTGAAGTCTAGTGACAACGGCTCAGCAGAAAGCGATGGTATGACTAATGATTCTTCTTCCGTGGCAGGAGATCCAGATTATCAGAATGGCAGGAGTCCTGCTGCCTCCGAGTCTGCATCGCTCCAGGCTCTGTCCCCAGCCAACAGCCAAGCTGAAAGCGTAAGGTCAAAGTCACCTAGCTTCAACAATCAAGAAGATACAGGTGCGGGAAATAAGTCAGAGGGTCCTGAGAACGCTTCTGCAGAAATGGAAGGGGTTGTCGGTGCTTTGGATTTAACTTACGGCAATATTGGTCGAAAGGTCATTAAAGAAGAACCTGGGTTACACTTTGCAAACGGAGAATATG gtCGAAGTAGTATTCCAGCTGCTTTTGTTAGAGCCCCACCAGCCCTCATCAAAATGGAGATGCCTGGCGAGCGTCCCATTAGCACTAGCCATTTCATTGGCCCACCAGCTCTCTCCCCTGGTGTTGCCCCTCTCCTCGTGCCACGACCAAAATTCTGCCGTCCCGCCAAACAGCACATCTGCACTACGTGTGGGAAGAACTTCTCCTCTGCCAGTGCCCTTCAGATTCACGAACGGACCCATACTGGTGAAAAGCCATTTGCCTGCACCATCTGTGGGAGAGCCTTTACAACAAAAGGAAACCTGAAG GTCCATGTAGGAACTCACATGTGGAATAACTCTGCCAGACGGGGAAGAAGGCTTTCTATTGATAACCCCATGGCTCTGCTGGGGAATGATCCCAAGAAGGTATCTGAAATGTTTCCAAAGGATATAATGCCTCCTTCAGTGAGCATTGACCCCACAGTATGGAATCAGTACGCAGCGGTACTCAGCAATGGCATAGCAATGAAGACTAACGAGATCTCGGTGATCCAGAGCGGTGGCTTATCTAGCCTTCCAGTCACCATTGGGGGTGGTTCGGCAATAAATACTGCTACGGTCTCCAAAATAGATGGGACCCAGTCTGGGACTGGTTCTGATGTGGAGAAGGccagtggtgctgctgcagacaATGTGCCAAAACACCAGTTCCCTCACTTCATGGAGGAGAACAAAATTGCTGTTAGTTAA